One segment of Arcanobacterium haemolyticum DSM 20595 DNA contains the following:
- a CDS encoding ParB/RepB/Spo0J family partition protein encodes MVEKRRGLGRGIGALFPVDQEEVRKRPIDIFFNTPKDAEQVKADKATATTRRKAGLNTASKNILKDVTKDATPEDASLVDTEVADIVVANEAAESGKAAGDEKVTPVNVGSRPEQKEEPAKAPKKSARSKSRKKVQFPGVDVLFGEHTSNFDSTQQAIVSRETLTEELAVRDDSLELQQIPGATFGEIELDLIVPNMHQPRQVFDEEDLAELADSIREVGVLQPIVIRPLVTPLVDKPEARYELIMGERRWRASRLAGNTTVPAIVRHTDTGDMLRDALLENLHRSQLNALEEAAAYQQLMEDFKCTQEELSRRIARSRPQISNTLRLLKLPPLVQRRVAAGVLSAGHARALLGLADAAAMERLAQRIVAENLSVRTVEELVALGEEGTPEKPHRTKRAGQFQPELNGLATRLMDRFETKVKVVMGQKKGRISIDFGSIDDLNRILTMINEQSVNVSRETSDDK; translated from the coding sequence ATGGTAGAGAAACGACGAGGACTAGGACGAGGGATAGGTGCATTGTTCCCAGTAGATCAAGAAGAGGTCCGTAAGCGGCCGATCGATATTTTTTTCAACACTCCAAAAGATGCTGAACAGGTGAAAGCTGATAAAGCTACGGCTACTACACGCCGGAAGGCTGGACTCAACACTGCTAGCAAGAACATTCTGAAGGACGTCACCAAAGATGCTACGCCTGAAGATGCCTCGTTAGTAGATACCGAGGTTGCTGACATTGTGGTCGCTAACGAGGCAGCTGAATCTGGTAAGGCTGCAGGTGACGAAAAAGTGACGCCAGTGAACGTAGGTTCTCGGCCGGAGCAAAAGGAAGAGCCAGCAAAGGCTCCGAAGAAGTCTGCGCGTAGTAAGTCCCGCAAGAAAGTACAGTTCCCGGGCGTAGATGTTCTGTTCGGCGAGCACACGAGCAACTTCGACAGTACTCAGCAAGCGATTGTTTCACGTGAAACATTGACTGAGGAACTTGCGGTTCGAGATGACTCCCTGGAACTTCAACAGATTCCAGGTGCTACCTTCGGTGAGATCGAACTGGATTTGATCGTGCCGAACATGCATCAGCCTCGTCAGGTGTTTGACGAAGAAGACTTGGCGGAACTTGCGGATTCGATTCGTGAAGTTGGCGTGTTGCAACCTATCGTCATCCGTCCACTGGTTACTCCACTTGTTGACAAGCCAGAAGCTCGTTACGAGCTTATTATGGGTGAACGCCGGTGGAGAGCATCGCGCCTTGCAGGAAACACAACCGTGCCGGCAATTGTTCGCCATACGGACACAGGGGATATGCTACGCGATGCCCTCCTTGAAAACCTTCATCGTTCACAGCTGAACGCACTGGAAGAAGCAGCTGCTTACCAGCAACTGATGGAGGACTTCAAGTGTACTCAAGAAGAGCTCTCACGCCGTATCGCACGGTCACGCCCACAGATCTCTAACACGCTTCGCCTACTCAAGCTTCCTCCACTGGTTCAACGCCGTGTCGCGGCAGGCGTACTCTCGGCAGGGCATGCTCGTGCACTTTTAGGCTTAGCTGATGCGGCTGCAATGGAACGATTGGCACAACGTATCGTGGCTGAAAATCTTTCCGTGCGCACTGTGGAAGAGCTAGTCGCTCTTGGAGAAGAAGGAACACCGGAAAAGCCACACCGGACCAAGCGTGCTGGTCAATTCCAGCCTGAGCTTAATGGTTTGGCAACACGGTTGATGGATCGATTTGAAACCAAGGTTAAGGTAGTTATGGGGCAGAAGAAGGGTCGCATTTCTATCGATTTCGGTTCTATCGATGATCTCAATCGAATCCTCACCATGATCAACGAACAGAGTGTGAATGTTTCACGTGAAACATCAGACGATAAGTAA
- a CDS encoding ParA family protein: protein MVDPRKKAAGYSDDRHNKSSRASLFNDMNSPVGADLLRDRELMKKLENVSFKHPAQTRIITVANQKGGVGKTTTAVNIAAALAQGGLTVVLIDADPQGNATTALGVDHMAGIPSLYHVLEREMTLAEIVQPCPDVPSLYVAPSTIDLSSVEISLVMQEEREYRLREAIRQFIDQQGQGVHIDYVIIDCPPSLGLLTLNALVGADEVMIPIQTEYYALEGLTQLMKTIEMVRTSYNQTLRISTILLTMFDRRTNLAQDVAAEVRQYFPQETLSIEIPRNIRISEAPSFQQTVVTYDPRSSGALAYRAAAFELAEQVQK from the coding sequence ATGGTAGATCCACGCAAAAAAGCTGCAGGTTATTCTGATGATCGTCATAATAAATCTTCACGTGCATCACTGTTCAATGATATGAACTCACCCGTAGGTGCTGATCTTCTTCGGGACCGTGAACTTATGAAGAAGCTGGAAAACGTGAGCTTCAAGCATCCGGCACAGACGCGCATCATCACCGTAGCAAATCAAAAAGGCGGAGTTGGTAAAACAACAACCGCAGTCAACATTGCTGCGGCACTCGCACAAGGTGGCCTCACCGTCGTCCTCATCGATGCTGATCCACAGGGGAACGCAACAACCGCGCTGGGAGTTGACCACATGGCGGGCATTCCATCTCTCTATCATGTACTCGAACGCGAAATGACCCTCGCGGAAATCGTTCAGCCGTGCCCAGACGTGCCATCGCTGTACGTAGCTCCGTCCACTATCGATCTTTCCAGCGTGGAAATTTCACTGGTTATGCAGGAAGAACGCGAATATCGCCTTCGTGAAGCAATCAGGCAATTCATCGATCAGCAAGGCCAAGGGGTTCACATCGATTACGTCATCATCGACTGCCCACCAAGTCTCGGTCTACTCACACTTAACGCTCTTGTAGGTGCCGACGAAGTAATGATTCCAATTCAAACTGAATATTATGCACTCGAAGGCTTAACCCAGTTGATGAAAACAATCGAGATGGTGCGAACCTCATATAACCAAACCCTGCGCATCTCAACGATTCTCTTAACCATGTTTGACCGGCGTACGAACCTCGCACAAGATGTTGCGGCGGAAGTGCGCCAGTATTTCCCACAGGAAACACTCTCCATTGAGATTCCTCGTAATATCCGTATTTCTGAAGCTCCAAGTTTCCAGCAAACGGTTGTTACGTACGATCCTCGATCATCAGGCGCGCTTGCCTATCGTGCGGCCGCCTTCGAATTAGCGGAACAAGTACAGAAATAA